One window of uncultured Methanoregula sp. genomic DNA carries:
- a CDS encoding RNA-guided pseudouridylation complex pseudouridine synthase subunit Cbf5, translating into MDAGDDPAQGAKSHTDEHAKQDLYHGEEIRERGHKSTEMHTNITTIITSRGDKFVMKIAITRLAGKEKSDAARCAESGHTCYSVHPLRSEVRQNVIDEFVAAAGRGEFDAVFFTSALPAKLIAPRLSGMKDARIIAIGPQTAKELREYGIETETLPSFYSKDFVPYLGNWIAGKRIGIPRAAVPNPALLDAITAAGGIVREFRCYGLEPTGDTLDLIPADAILFTSAMSFTKAIWTSRPGLLVMAIGEITAAAMQKAGVTPAVVGDGSLEGTLGALNAYLARRDDTTMTDTVEPAGPEKVHLWSGSGIIVLDKPKGPSSHEVAAWVGKMLGCPVGHSGTLDPQVSGLILIMLGNAVRLAPLLLQHDKEYVCLMRLHGDASPERIREVATEFTGRLYQRPPRKSAVKRNLRIRTILEMEILDIDGRLVLFRAKCDAGTYIRSLCHHMGLALGVGGHMQELRRTRSGTFTEEDMHTLHNVQDAAVAARSGDRSALVSMILPVDRAVPDVPPVIVRDTAIDAICHGAVLAGVGIISCPSFERGQTVVLLSQKNEFIGLGRALVPSSGFTPGQTGLVIAPTTVFMAPGTYTRGWTKSEKIIPRDKKPEMPKAPGQAKAPDKKQAPFQKRKPDGRQGNRFWRKG; encoded by the coding sequence ATGGACGCCGGGGATGATCCCGCTCAGGGTGCCAAGAGCCACACCGATGAGCACGCCAAGCAGGATCTCTATCATGGAGAAGAGATCCGGGAGCGCGGACATAAATCAACCGAAATGCATACCAACATAACAACCATCATAACATCCCGAGGCGACAAGTTCGTAATGAAGATCGCAATCACCCGGCTTGCCGGAAAGGAAAAGAGCGACGCAGCGCGCTGTGCAGAGTCCGGGCACACCTGCTACAGCGTCCACCCCCTCCGTTCCGAAGTCCGCCAGAACGTGATTGATGAATTTGTGGCAGCGGCCGGGCGGGGCGAGTTCGATGCGGTTTTTTTCACCAGTGCCCTGCCGGCAAAACTGATCGCTCCCCGGCTAAGCGGGATGAAAGACGCCCGGATAATCGCGATCGGGCCCCAGACCGCAAAGGAACTTCGGGAATATGGGATCGAGACCGAAACGCTCCCCAGTTTTTATTCAAAGGATTTCGTACCTTACCTCGGGAATTGGATCGCTGGCAAACGTATCGGCATCCCCCGGGCGGCAGTCCCGAACCCCGCCCTTCTGGATGCAATTACCGCGGCGGGCGGGATTGTCCGCGAGTTCCGGTGCTATGGTCTTGAGCCAACAGGGGATACCCTTGATCTCATCCCTGCCGATGCGATCCTGTTCACAAGCGCCATGTCGTTTACGAAAGCCATCTGGACTTCGCGCCCGGGCCTCCTGGTGATGGCGATCGGGGAGATCACGGCCGCTGCGATGCAGAAAGCTGGCGTTACTCCGGCAGTCGTTGGGGACGGGTCGCTCGAAGGGACACTGGGGGCACTCAATGCCTATCTTGCCAGAAGAGATGATACTACGATGACAGACACGGTTGAACCGGCAGGGCCGGAGAAGGTCCACCTGTGGAGCGGGTCCGGAATCATCGTGCTCGACAAACCAAAGGGGCCGTCAAGCCACGAGGTGGCGGCTTGGGTGGGGAAGATGCTGGGCTGCCCGGTGGGGCATTCCGGCACGCTCGACCCGCAGGTCTCGGGCCTGATCCTGATCATGCTCGGGAACGCGGTCCGGCTTGCCCCGCTCCTGCTCCAGCACGACAAGGAATATGTCTGCCTGATGCGCCTGCACGGGGACGCTTCCCCGGAACGCATCCGCGAGGTCGCAACGGAATTCACCGGGCGCCTCTACCAGCGCCCGCCCCGCAAGAGTGCGGTGAAACGCAACCTCCGCATCAGGACAATCCTTGAGATGGAGATTCTCGATATCGATGGAAGGCTTGTCCTCTTCCGGGCCAAGTGCGATGCCGGTACGTACATCCGGTCGCTCTGCCACCACATGGGGCTCGCCCTTGGCGTAGGGGGGCATATGCAGGAACTGCGCCGCACCCGATCAGGGACATTCACTGAAGAGGACATGCATACCCTTCACAACGTCCAGGATGCGGCTGTTGCCGCGCGGTCCGGGGATCGCAGCGCACTCGTCTCCATGATCCTACCGGTAGACCGGGCAGTTCCCGATGTCCCGCCCGTCATTGTCCGCGACACGGCGATCGATGCCATTTGTCATGGCGCGGTTCTGGCAGGAGTGGGCATCATCTCCTGCCCATCATTTGAACGTGGCCAGACGGTCGTACTTCTCTCGCAGAAGAACGAGTTCATCGGCCTTGGCCGGGCACTGGTACCCTCGTCAGGGTTCACGCCGGGCCAGACCGGTCTCGTCATTGCACCCACGACGGTATTCATGGCCCCGGGAACCTATACCCGTGGCTGGACAAAATCGGAAAAGATCATCCCCCGTGATAAGAAACCAGAGATGCCGAAGGCTCCGGGCCAAGCAAAGGCCCCGGATAAAAAACAGGCCCCGTTCCAGAAGAGAAAACCGGATGGCAGGCAGGGCAACCGGTTCTGGAGAAAGGGATAG